From the Anser cygnoides isolate HZ-2024a breed goose chromosome 24, Taihu_goose_T2T_genome, whole genome shotgun sequence genome, one window contains:
- the COL8A2 gene encoding collagen alpha-2(VIII) chain, translated as MLPDAAVLLLLLVVVGLRSAAGGGAAGYAQVKYMQPMVKGPLGPPFREGKGQYLDMPPLLPMDLKGEPGPPGKPGPRGPPGPPGYPGKPGTGKPGMHGQPGPAGPPGFSGIGKPGIPGLPGKAGMKGMPGAKGEPGIRGEQGPRGLPGPPGLPGPAGISVNGKPGPQGGPGLPGFRGEPGPKGEPGPRGERGMKGENGVGKPGLPGPRGNGGPPGPAGPPGPVGVGKPGLDGLPGAPGEKGDMGPPGGPGVSGEPGPVGPRGPPGIDGIGIPGAAGVPGIQGPMGPKGEPGIRGLPGLPGPTGYGKPGLPGLKGDRGQPGVPGAIGDKGEPGVDGEPGEPGPAGVIGPPGPPGSMGLPGKHGLPGSKGDVGPSGPPGMPGMRGDQGPNGFAGKPGVPGERGLPGSQGPPGPTGPKGEPGFIGLPGVPGLTGGPGPKGDGGIPGQPGLRGPSGIPGLQGPAGPMGPQGLPGLKGEPGLPGAPGEGKTGEPGMAGPIGPPGMPGTPGLNGPPGPPGLPGPPGAPGVFDETGIAGLHLPDGGVEGAVLGNGKPGKPQYGRGELSARIAPAFTAILTSPFPASGMPVKFDRTLYNGHNGYNPVTGIFTCPVSGIYYFAYHVHVKGTNVWVALYKNNVPATYTYDEYKKGYLDQASGSAVLELKENDQVWVQMPSDQANGLYSTEYIHSSFSGFLLCPT; from the coding sequence ACATGCCGCCGCTGCTGCCGATGGACCTCAAAGGGGAGCCAGGACCTCCAGGGAAGCCCGgaccccgcggcccccccggcccccctggCTACCCAGGAAAGCCAGGCACGGGGAAGCCGGGCATGCATGGCCAGCCCGGACCTGCTGGGCCCCCCGGCTTCTCGGGCATTGGGAAACCCGGCATCCCAGGACTGCCTGGAAAGGCGGGGATGAAGGGGATGCCTGGAGCCAAGGGTGAACCCGGCATACGAGGAGAGCAAGGACCCAGAGGACTGCCCggccccccagggctgccagggCCAGCTGGCATCTCGGTCAATGGGAAACCAGGCCCCCAGGGCGGCCCGGGGCTTCCGGGGTTTCGGGGCGAGCCTGGCCCAAAAGGGGAGCCTGGTCCCCGTGGAGAGCGAGGAATGAAGGGTGAAAACGGAGTGGGGAAGCCAGGGCTACCGGGAccacgggggaatgggggccCTCCGGGCCCTGCGGGGCCCCCAGGGCCTGTTGGCGTTGGAAAACCCGGCCTCGATGGCCTGCCGGGTGCACCGGGGGAGAAGGGCGACATGGGGCCCCCAGGTGGGCCGGGGGTCAGTGGGGAGCCCGGCCCCGTGGGGCCAAGGGGGCCCCCCGGCATCGATGGGATCGGCATCCCGGGTGCAGCGGGGGTGCCCGGCATACAGGGCCCCATGGGACCGAAGGGAGAACCGGGCATTCGTGGCCTCCCCGGTTTGCCGGGCCCCACGGGCTATGGGAAGCCAGGCTTGCCCGGCCTCAAAGGAGATCGAGGCCAGCCCGGGGTGCCAGGAGCCATCGGCGATAAAGGGGAACCCGGCGTTGATGGCGAGCCAGGTGAGCCAGGCCCTGCAGGTGTCATCGGGCCGCCGGGGCCACCAGGCTCCATGGGCCTGCCAGGCAAGCACGGGCTGCCCGGCTCCAAGGGCGACGTGGGGCCCAGCGGGCCCCCGGGAATGCCAGGGATGCGCGGTGACCAGGGCCCCAACGGCTTCGCAGGGAAGCCGGGAGTGCCAGGAGAAAGGGGTCTGCCCGGCTCACAGGGTCCCCCTGGCCCAACAGGCCCGAAAGGGGAACCGGGCTTCATCGGCCTCCCGGGGGTGCCGGGATTAACGGGCGGCCCTGGGCCAAAAGGGGATGGTGGGATCCCTgggcagccggggctgcggggcccctCTGGCATCCCAGGCTTGCAGGGACCCGCGGGTCCCATGGGGCCCCAAGGATTGCCAGGGCTCAAAGGGGAGCCTGGGCTCCCTGGGGCTCCCGGCGAGGGGAAGACGGGCGAACCCGGCATGGCCGGCCCCATCGGCCCACCAGGAATGCCAGGAACACCGGGGCTGAACGGGCCGCCGGGCCCACCGGGGCTGCCCGGGCCACCGGGAGCACCGGGGGTATTTGACGAGACGGGCATCGCGGGGCTGCACCTGCCCGACGGAGGCGTGGAGGGCGCCGTGCTGGGGAACGGCAAGCCGGGGAAGCCGCAGTATGGCCGAGGAGAGCTCTCCGCCCGCATCGCGCCGGCCTTCACCGCCATCCTCACCTCTCCATTCCCGGCGTCCGGCATGCCGGTCAAGTTCGACCGGACTTTGTACAACGGGCACAATGGCTACAACCCGGTCACCGGGATATTCACCTGCCCCGTATCCGGCATTTATTACTTTGCCTACCACGTGCATGTCAAAGGGACTAACGTTTGGGTGGCGCTTTATAAGAACAACGTGCCTGCCACCTACACCTACGACGAGTACAAAAAAGGCTACCTGGACCAAGCCTCGGGCAGTGCCGTGCTTGAACTCAAGGAGAACGACCAAGTCTGGGTACAAATGCCCTCGGACCAGGCCAACGGGTTGTACTCCACAGAGTACATCCACTCCTCCTTCTCTGGGTTCCTGCTTTGCCCCACATAA